The following coding sequences lie in one Panicum virgatum strain AP13 chromosome 6N, P.virgatum_v5, whole genome shotgun sequence genomic window:
- the LOC120677691 gene encoding protein PROTON GRADIENT REGULATION 5, chloroplastic-like, with protein MAAAVSFSRVRALPTWSSSVSGSGDDHHSYSYSVVAMSRPRSSARPLRSPARMMGNVNAGKGLFAPLVVVARNIIGRKRFNQLRGKAIALHSQVITEFCKTIGADSKQRQGLIRLAKKNGEKLGFLA; from the exons ATGGCGGCCGCTGTGTCCTTCTCCCGGGTGCGGGCCCTCCCCACGTGGTCCAGCTCCGTGTCCGGCTCCGGCGACGATCACCACTCCTACTCCTACTCCGTGGTGGCCATGTCGCGGCCCCGGTCTAGTGCGCGGCCGCTTCGGTCGCCGGCGCGGATGATGGGCAACGTGAACGCCGGCAAGGGTCTGTTCGCgccgctggtggtggtggcgcgcaACATCATCGGCCGCAAGCGCTTCAACCAGCTGAGGGGGAAGGCAATCGCGCTGCACTCgcag GTCATCACCGAGTTCTGCAAGACCATCGGCGCCGACTCCAAGCAGCGGCAGGGGCTCATCCGCCTCGCCAAGAAGAACGGGGAGAAGCTCGGATTCCTGGCCTGA